The Amycolatopsis coloradensis sequence AGTTGCCCCGTGAACCGGAACGCCATCATCGCCGGTCGTTACCGGCTGGAGCACAAGGTCGGCCGGGGCGCGATGGGCGTGGTGTGGCAGGCGCGGGACGAGCGGCTCGACCGCACGGTCGCGGTCAAGCAGTTGCTGCCGGACAACTCCCCGGACGACGCGCCGTTCCGGTCGATCGTGCGCGCGATGCGGGAGGCCCGGGTCGCCGCGCGGCTCAAGCATCCGCACGCCGTCACCGTCTACGACGTCGTCGAACAGGACGGAACCCCGTACCTGATCATGGAGTTCCTCTCGTCGCGGCCGCTGACGGAACTCCTCGCGGACGGCGGCCCGCTCCCCGCGGGCCGCGTCGCTGAGCTCGGCGCGCAGATCGCCTCCGCGCTGGCCGCCGCCCACGAGGACGGCATTCTGCACCGGGACGTCACACCCAACAACATCCTGATCACGGAGGACGGGCAGGCGAAGATCGCCGACTTCGGCCTGTCCCACGCCACGGGTGAAGGGACGATGACCGGCGACGGTCTCGTCGTCGGCACCCCGGCGTACCTCTCCCCCGAGGTCGCCGACGGTGAGGAACCCGGGTACCCGTCGGACGTGTTCTCGCTCGGCTCCACGCTCTACACCGTGCTGGAAGGCGCGCCGCCGTTCGGCACCGACGGCAACCAGATCGCCCTCCTCAAACGGGTCGCCCGCGGCGAGATCATCGCACCGCGATCCACCGGCCCGCTCACGGACGTCGTGCTGCGGCTGCTCCGGCGCGATCCGCGGGAACGGCCGGACATGGCCGAAGCCGAGCGGATGCTCGCCGCCGTCGCCGACGGCCGTCCGGCGATCCTCTCCGGCACCAAACGGCTTCCCGCGCCCACCCGCCGTTCGTGGTTGCCGTTCGCCATCGCGGGCGGCGTGGTCGCGGCGGGTGGTGTCCTGGCGGGGATCCTGCTGTTCGACGACGGTCCGCCCGACGCCGCCGCTCC is a genomic window containing:
- a CDS encoding serine/threonine-protein kinase: MNRNAIIAGRYRLEHKVGRGAMGVVWQARDERLDRTVAVKQLLPDNSPDDAPFRSIVRAMREARVAARLKHPHAVTVYDVVEQDGTPYLIMEFLSSRPLTELLADGGPLPAGRVAELGAQIASALAAAHEDGILHRDVTPNNILITEDGQAKIADFGLSHATGEGTMTGDGLVVGTPAYLSPEVADGEEPGYPSDVFSLGSTLYTVLEGAPPFGTDGNQIALLKRVARGEIIAPRSTGPLTDVVLRLLRRDPRERPDMAEAERMLAAVADGRPAILSGTKRLPAPTRRSWLPFAIAGGVVAAGGVLAGILLFDDGPPDAAAPVAAPLPSAAKPVCEARYEVANRWPGGSEIRVSVRNSQDTRLTGWEVSWTLPPGTRIANLWNGSLAQDGDRVRVSEVGWNAVLPVGGTTTFGFIATTEDDGGAAPVATCRSS